In Sceloporus undulatus isolate JIND9_A2432 ecotype Alabama chromosome 10, SceUnd_v1.1, whole genome shotgun sequence, the following proteins share a genomic window:
- the CRTC1 gene encoding CREB-regulated transcription coactivator 1, translating to MTTRQANALSHQEEEQEQDPEEGFPPQHCRKGTFTDFFLQLEQFNMIENAISSNSLYSPCSTLNYSQAAMMGLTGSHGSLQDTQQLSYTSHGNIPNIILTVTGESPPSLSKDLTSSLAGVGDVSFDSDSQFPLDELKIDPLTLDGLHMLNDPDMVLADPATEDTFRMDRL from the exons ATGACAACTAGACAGGCAAATGCGTTATCCCACCAG gaagaagagcaggagcaAGACCCAGAGGAAGGATTTCCTCCCCAACATTGCAGAAAAGGAACCTTCACG GATTTCTTCCTCCAGCTCGAGCAGTTCAACATGATTGAAAATGCTATCAGCTCCAACAGCCTCTACAGCCCCTGCTCCACTCTCAACTACTCCCAGGCCGCCATGATGGGGCTCACCGGCAGCCATGGCAGCCTACAGGACACCCAGCAGCTCAGCTACACCAGTCATGGGAACATCCCCAACATCATCTTAACAG TTACTGGAGAATCGCCTCCCAGCCTGTCGAAGGACCTGACCAGCTCTTTAGCCGGGGTAGGGGACGTCAGCTTCGACTCGGATTCCCAGTTTCCTCTGGATGAACTCAAAATCGACCCCTTGACCTTGGATGGGCTGCATATGCTCAATGACCCAGACATGGTCCTTGCTGATCCCGCCACAGAGGATACTTTCCGGATGGACCGGCTGTAG